From the genome of Trypanosoma brucei brucei TREU927 chromosome 11 chr11_scaffold01 genomic scaffold, whole genome shotgun sequence:
AGTTGTACTTCGTCGCTGCCCCTCCCGCGTTCGCAgcatcatcatcctcatcctcatcgtCCAGTAGATTGGATCCATCCTCTGTGTTCTTCGGGCCTGCGGTCACCACTTTTGCAGTTACTTCACCTGCAAGCGCAAAAGCCGATGGTAGTGCAGGGAAGGACTTGCCTTCACGTGCACCAAAGCCTCCACCCTCCCCTCCTTGCCATCTAGGTATTGGCTTCAAATGTAGCGAAGagtgttgtttttccatcGACACGTGCCGCATCTTACCCTCGAACGCAGCCAGGAGTGATGCAACATCATAAGGCCGGAGAAAAATACGACCAAAAAAGTAGTCCCCCGTGATATCAGTACTCACTTTACCTCCATTTGGGGCTGTCCTGTCTTCAGAAATCATCTTCGCTGCCGCCTCCGGTGCCATTCCCACATGACTGTCGGGAGACTGCACACTTAGTACAAGGTGCCGCTGACGGTTGCTCTTCCACCGCCACAGCAACACAGCCGGGTACTCGACCTCTCCCTTCGCAATGCTTACGGGAGTGCGCAGATCCCGCACAAAAACACTGCGACCACCCGCCTTGAGAAAGACGGCAGAAGCAAAAGTTACGGCGGAGATGCGGCGCCACATTATTCTCTATGACGTACAATTAGAGCACTATGCACGCTTTTAATGTTGTTCTTCCCTCACTCCCCGCTTGTTTCGTTCCTCCTTCCAATGAACAACGATGATGAGAATAAACTCAAACGATATATGtctatatatgcgtgtgtatgttgGTGTCACTCGCGACAGAAGGATAAATGTCCAAAAAGATCTCCTACGAAGAAAAATACCCACAACCGGTCAATGAAAAGTAATCAAAAAAAGATTTAGGATGTGTGGTGGTGCAGCCCCAGGGATTAATGAACCAATGGGCCACAGTACCAGTCGATTACTGTCGGACGGTAGAGAAAAAACGAAGgcggaaagagaaagagaagtatCCAGCAATGTGtacataaaaagaaacaagaggTTCTTCAAACCTTGATAGGGCCAGGTAAACACGTAATAGCCTGGAGGCagtgaaaggaagggatttttctttcttgaagGAGATTAAAGGGTTGGGGGGAAAAGTCGGATGCGGAAGGAAGACGCAAGAAGTTCCAAAGCGGGTTCAACCCAACACCActaaaccaaacaaatagaCGGTAGGTGCTCACTTGCATTGCACCAAACATCTTGGTACTCAATTCCTTCCAACAACACATCTGTTGTCTATCCtacacaaaaatacaaacacatacgtACGACCTCATCCCTCaacctttcccttttcttctttcttctttctgttcccttcctttccttttcattcgtTCATTTACACACCCACTTCCTTCATATCGTTAATGGTATCGCGATGTGTCACTTACAGATCGCTTCCGCCTTGCGCCTCCCTCCGCTGAAGATGTCGCTGCaattttctcccctccctctGCGGCCCGCGTGGCATAGTGCTGACGAAACCCGAAGCTCTCGTCCAATGCACTCTCCAAAAAGTGCTCCAACGTCACGGCGAAATGGTTATCAAATTTAACAGACCAGTCCTCCATCCGCTGCGAGGCCACGCGATGCACCTTCCCGTGAAGGTGATACCCCTGTGCAGACTTCTCAAAATCGAGCGTATACGCCTTTGTTTCCATGCGATGACGTGGCACCCGCTCCTTACATACGCCGACAAGATACGCAAGGTCTACATGACGCAGCCTTACGGAAATGCGACGGTCCGCATCAAACTGAGGACTTAAATCATTTGGATCCACTTTGCGTGGGCCCAGTTGTGGGTACTGAGAAATGAGAAGCAGCTTCCCATCAACGGCAACACGCGTCATTGTTCCGAGCGCAGGGTCATCCCGCACGTCGTGAATTTCAAATTTAGGCAGTGACTGAACGCCGGAAAAAGTAGAAGCGCCACGGGACCAGGCTGAGCGCATGGCCGGTCCACGCAGGCATGCGAGTCGAATCATGGCTTTTCTGTGtcagaataaaaaaacaagggaaaatcacaagaaagacaaaaaaggaaacaaaaacgcaCCTCGCACCCTATATGGACGGTTCCCTTAGCTTACTGTATCccccttcttcccctctcttACGCAGTGAAGAGTGGTTCTTCTGTGAAACTCATATAGAGTGTGTGtaaaaatgggggaaaatgagATGAgcaaatataatatatttatttatatttataccAAGTATTTAATTCCGGTTAGAAGTAGTGCTACATCACAATATCAATGCAGCACCTCGCTTATCATTCCCCCCCCGCCGTACAaactcatttccttttgttgcgACTGTTAACGTGATCCATTCTTGTGGATGTCAACTACTCAAAGTGGCTcagcacaataataagcattCAAAAAGGTGGCATGGGTCTCAgatttgctttcttttttccctttcttttcttataaATGTCCTTCCTCTGTTCCTTACGCCCCCTCCCTGTTGTTATAACGACCTCTTGCTGctaagaaacaaaagcaaacaaaaacaaataaggaGGAGTACGGACATAAAGAAGGgtcaagaaaataaaacgatTTAAACGTTAcaaagcgaagaaaaaaaaagaaaataaagccaCGACAGTCCACAATGAATTATTGCCGTACagtccacacacacacacacacacactaaaCACGTGAGTGGAGGTAATGGGATCTGATGAAGACGTGCAAGCAGCAAAACCAGTTCGTAAAATTGGGGTGAAGTGGCAGAAACAACTGTGTGACGAAACCAACACCACTAAATTCACAGAAACGTGAGCACACCGCCGTCGTCACCTATTTATTGCATGCTTCAGAGAgtaaggggaaagggaaaggtaagaaaaTCAGTCAAATAACAAGGAACAGCTTACCTTGAGATACCGTTTAATCGAAGCTATTatttgttactattattactattattgtgTTGTGGTTCCCCACGACGCCACATTCAATTCCGCACAACACACCACCCATCGGCATCCCGTTCGTAcgcgttctttcttttcttactcCTCCGTTTCTTCCGTTGCTcactttcctccacctcaTCCTTCATATCTAATCCGTCGCCCATTGTctccatttcctcttcttcattcccAACTACACCATCGTAAGTGTTGCTCATGGCTCCAGCACCAGCGAGTTCGTCCTCATCGTCCGCGCCGCCAACATTCATGGAGAGTTGCACGGGATTTACACGACGGTAAACCTCGAGACTCGCTACGTACCGCTCAACGGTGCTAAAGTCATTTTGGCAACATCTGCAGTACATGTCATGTAAGACGTCACCGACTTCCTTCATACTGTCATCCTCTACAATAACCGAGCGAGCTTCACCAAAAAAGTTTTCAAAGAATATCTCCAAATCATCCGAGTACACTTCACCATCCTTCTGAAACCATGACACCAGCTCACGATACATTGACGTAAGTGCTGAGAGATCGCAGTGCTGCGAAACAAGATGTAACGCCGTCCATTGATTTAGCACCGCATCCAAACCGACAATAAACCGTTGAAACTGCTCCGCTGTGGCGCGATACGGCTGCCGCATTAACTGGAGTCCTACTGGtacttgttgttgctgctgcatgaAGTGCTGTAAGGTGAAACCAAACgatgaaaaagcaaaaaaagggggaaaactgGCCTTTTCAACGTTTTTCGGTCAAATGTAGTCCAAAGAAAACGGTAAGTTGTCCTctttattacttttgttgttgtgtttccccttcgtttgtttctttccttctcaagTTTACActccctctccccctttaCCTGAAGGAGTaaatgaaggaggagaaaatgaagttgATGCTCCTTACCACTCTTCACAcatataatgataatagtgacaacaacaaacaaaagtcAGTACAAGGAAAAGCAGTCACCACAGCGGCAGAGAAGACCTTTCATCGTATgattaagaaaagaaaattatacTCCTCCCTCTCCCCAGCGCTGGATCCCCTTGTTGCCACCcgagaaacaaacacaagcacacatacatacacacacatacatacatacatacatacatacatacatacatatatatgtgtgcattcctttctccttcatAACGCCAATAAATGAAGAttttaacaacaataataataacggctGCAATGCGAGCCACGCCATTTCTGATCGTTTTAGTTTCTGTACGCCGTAG
Proteins encoded in this window:
- a CDS encoding mitochondrial RNA-binding protein 1, with the translated sequence MIRLACLRGPAMRSAWSRGASTFSGVQSLPKFEIHDVRDDPALGTMTRVAVDGKLLLISQYPQLGPRKVDPNDLSPQFDADRRISVRLRHVDLAYLVGVCKERVPRHRMETKAYTLDFEKSAQGYHLHGKVHRVASQRMEDWSVKFDNHFAVTLEHFLESALDESFGFRQHYATRAAEGGEKIAATSSAEGGARRKRSVSDTSRYH